A section of the Oryza sativa Japonica Group chromosome 1, ASM3414082v1 genome encodes:
- the LOC4325586 gene encoding probable choline kinase 2, with translation MVAIENQSQGQRAAEAAAQPRIPREARRLLHEMAASWADVADCRALQVIPLKGAMTNEVYQVRWLNGAPATADGGEVEAEAAAREREVRKVLVRIYGDGVELFFDREDEVRTFECMSRHGQGPRLLGRFTNGRVEEFIHARTLSAADLRDPEISALVASKLREFHNLDMPGPKSVLIWDRLKNWLKTARNLCSSDESKKFRLGSLENEIAALEKEFSGDYHGIGFCHNDLQYGNIMIDEDTNMLTIIDYEYASFNPVAYDIANHFCEMAADYHSEKPHRLDYSKYPDTDEQKRFVKTYLSNSVSEEPDAEEVENLLQSIEKYTLASHLVWGLWGIISDHVNDIDFDYKEYARQRFEQYWQKKQALLTS, from the exons ATGGTGGCGATCGAGAACCAGAGCCAGGgccagcgggcggcggaggcggcggcgcagccacGGATCCccagggaggcgcggcggctacTGCACGAGATGGCGGCGTCGTGGGCGGACGTTGCCGACTGCCGGGCGCTGCAGGTGATTCCGCTCAAGGGCGCCATGACCAACGAGGTGTACCAGGTGCGCTGGCTCAACGGCGCCCCGGCcaccgccgacggcggcgaggtggaggcggaggcggccgcaagggagagggaggtgagGAAGGTCCTCGTGCGGATAtacggcgacggcgtggagctCTTCTTCGACCGCGAGGACGAGGTGCGCACCTTCGAGTGCATGTCTCGCCATGGCCAAGGCCCCCGCCTCCTCGGCCGGTTCACCAACGGCCGCGTCGAGGAGTTCATCCACGCAAGG ACACTATCTGCAGCAGACCTTCGTGATCCTGAAATTTCAGCTCTGGTGGCGTCAAAACTGAGGGAATTCCACAACCTTGACATGCCTGGCCCGAAATCTGTACTCATTTGGGACCGACTGAA AAACTGGCTCAAAACTGCAAGGAACCTGTGCTCATCTGATGAATCCAAGAAATTTCGGCTGGGTAGCCTGGAGAACGAGATTGCTGCATTGGAGAAAGAATTTTCAGGGGATTACCACGGGATTGGTTTTTGCCACAACGATCTTCAGTATGGCAACATCATGATTGATGAAGACACCAACATGTTGACTATCATC GATTATGAATATGCCAGCTTCAATCCAGTTGCGTATGACATCGCTAATCATTTCTGCGAGATGGCAGCAGACTATCATTCAGAGAAGCCACATAGACTGGACTACAGTAAATATCCAG ACACTGATGAGCAGAAGCGTTTTGTGAAGACGTACCTAAGCAATTCTG TAAGTGAAGAACCTGATGCGGAAGAGGTGGAGAACCTTCTCCAAAGCATTGAGAAATACACGCTCGCCAGTCATCTAGTTTGGGGCCTCTGGGGAATAATATCG GATCATGTCAATGATATTGACTTCGACTACAAGGAGTATGCAAGGCAGAGATTCGAGCAGTATTGGCAGAAGAAGCAAGCACTTTTAACTTCATGA